A window from Cellulomonas sp. C5510 encodes these proteins:
- a CDS encoding carbohydrate-binding domain-containing protein has translation MHRALPAVAVPAALLSLLLAGCSADALAGTTTTSADTATTTVDVAAGATADEVLAADSDVHEAADPGPGAGTVTLDGDSATTDSDAVTVSGSTVTITAGGTYTLTGTLTDGQVVVAADDADVTLVLDGVDITSSTGAAIAVTAADAVVVELADGSTSTLTDAAVHADTASEDAPDAALFSVADLTITGTGALEVTGNANDGIASKDGLVVESGDVTVTAVDDGVRGKHYLVVEGGALDVTSGGDGLTSDEDEDATEGFVVVSGGDVTVTAGGDGLDAATDVVVTGGSLDVTAGGGSGRSASDDTSTKGVKGAVSVVVGGGAVTVDASDDGLHSDGIVSVTDGDLTLSAGDDGVHADLALDVSGGTVEVVTASEGLEAEAITVAGGDLAVTASDDGLNASDAGSSTAEGGGGAAGGPQGEAAGAATLTITGGTLAVDAGGDGLDSNGSLTMSGGVVVVNGPTDDGNGALDSNGTLAVTGGTLVAAGSSAMAEAPDADGQGWVSATFDTAQPAGTTLAVVDADGTVVATFTPAKVISSLVVSSEEITAGETYTVVSGAQASGDVVAGSGAQGDASGATELLTVTAGEHTAGRGGGAMGGGPGGDGGTRGDEMPGGGMPGGGADA, from the coding sequence ATGCACCGCGCACTCCCCGCCGTCGCCGTCCCGGCCGCCCTGCTGAGCCTGCTGCTCGCGGGCTGCTCCGCCGACGCGCTCGCGGGCACGACCACCACCTCGGCCGACACCGCCACCACCACCGTCGACGTCGCCGCAGGGGCCACCGCCGACGAGGTGCTCGCGGCGGACTCCGACGTCCACGAGGCCGCGGACCCGGGACCGGGCGCGGGGACCGTCACCCTGGACGGGGACTCCGCCACGACCGACTCGGACGCCGTGACGGTGTCGGGCTCGACCGTGACGATCACCGCCGGCGGCACCTACACCCTCACCGGCACGCTCACGGACGGGCAGGTGGTGGTCGCGGCGGACGACGCCGACGTCACCCTGGTGCTCGACGGCGTCGACATCACGTCGTCCACGGGCGCGGCGATCGCCGTCACCGCCGCCGACGCGGTGGTCGTAGAGCTGGCGGACGGCTCGACGAGCACGCTCACCGACGCCGCCGTGCACGCCGACACCGCGTCGGAGGACGCCCCGGACGCGGCGCTGTTCTCCGTCGCCGACCTGACGATCACCGGCACCGGCGCGCTCGAGGTCACCGGGAACGCGAACGACGGCATCGCCTCGAAGGACGGTCTGGTGGTGGAGTCCGGCGACGTGACCGTCACGGCGGTCGACGACGGCGTCAGGGGCAAGCACTACCTCGTGGTCGAGGGCGGCGCCCTGGACGTCACGTCCGGCGGCGACGGCCTGACGTCCGACGAGGACGAGGACGCGACCGAGGGCTTCGTCGTGGTGTCGGGCGGCGACGTGACCGTCACCGCGGGCGGGGACGGGCTCGACGCGGCGACCGACGTGGTGGTCACCGGGGGGTCCCTGGACGTCACCGCCGGCGGCGGCAGCGGGCGGTCCGCCTCCGACGACACCTCCACCAAGGGCGTCAAGGGCGCGGTGTCGGTCGTGGTCGGTGGAGGCGCGGTCACCGTCGACGCCTCCGACGACGGGCTCCACTCCGACGGCATCGTGTCGGTCACCGACGGCGACCTGACCCTGTCCGCCGGCGACGACGGCGTGCACGCCGACCTGGCGCTCGACGTCAGCGGCGGCACGGTCGAGGTCGTCACGGCGTCCGAGGGCCTGGAGGCCGAGGCGATCACGGTCGCGGGCGGGGACCTGGCCGTCACGGCCTCGGACGACGGGCTCAACGCCTCGGACGCCGGCAGCAGCACCGCTGAGGGCGGTGGGGGAGCCGCGGGCGGTCCGCAGGGCGAGGCCGCGGGCGCCGCGACCCTCACCATCACCGGCGGCACGCTCGCCGTCGACGCGGGCGGTGACGGGCTCGACTCGAACGGCTCGCTGACGATGTCGGGCGGCGTCGTGGTCGTGAACGGCCCCACGGACGACGGCAACGGCGCGCTGGACTCCAACGGCACGCTCGCGGTGACGGGCGGCACGCTCGTGGCGGCCGGCTCGTCGGCCATGGCCGAGGCCCCCGACGCGGACGGCCAGGGCTGGGTCTCCGCGACGTTCGACACCGCGCAGCCGGCCGGCACCACGCTGGCGGTCGTCGACGCGGACGGCACGGTCGTCGCGACCTTCACCCCCGCCAAGGTCATCAGCTCCCTGGTGGTCTCGTCCGAGGAGATCACCGCCGGGGAGACGTACACGGTCGTCTCCGGCGCGCAGGCCTCGGGCGACGTGGTCGCGGGGTCCGGCGCGCAGGGCGACGCCTCGGGCGCCACGGAGCTGCTGACCGTCACGGCCGGCGAGCACACCGCCGGCAGGGGCGGTGGGGCGATGGGCGGCGGGCCCGGCGGCGACGGCGGCACCCGCGGCGACGAGATGCCCGGCGGCGGGATGCCCGGCGGCGGCGCGGACGCCTGA
- the dop gene encoding depupylase/deamidase Dop, whose product MTVRRVMGIETEYGVLQPGRPTANPMLLSSHVVAVHAAARGAGRTKARWDYDDEDPLQDARGFHLQRAAAHPSLLTDDPARPAPSGDGPQEVARSLVEEYEDPGAANVILTNGARLYVDHAHPEYSSPEVTNPLDAVRWDRAGELVMLASVRALASTAALPEVALYKNNVDGKGATYGTHENFLVDRAVPFADLAARVMPFLVTRQVFTGAGRVGLGQRGEEAGFQLSQRADYIEAEVGLETTLRRPIVNTRDEPHADPDRWRRLHVIIGDANLLEVPTYLKLGTTSLVLWLVERIASGAAADLAAALDRLALADPVRAVHTVSHDLTLTARLPLADGRRLTALEVQREYLTAVRTALGRGAAEVDAQTADVVARWGSLLDRLGSDPASCAREVEWLAKMRLLEGLRRRDHLDWDHPRLAAVDLQWSDVRPERGLYQRLVGAGAVERLVTDEAVASAVSHPPEDTRAYFRGETIARFGAHVSAASWDSVVFDVPGAPTLRRVPMRDPLRGTRAHVEGLLEGSPDVASLLEALGS is encoded by the coding sequence GTGACCGTGCGCCGCGTGATGGGGATCGAGACCGAGTACGGCGTGCTGCAGCCCGGCCGCCCCACCGCCAACCCGATGCTGCTGTCCAGCCACGTCGTCGCGGTGCACGCCGCCGCCCGCGGGGCCGGCCGCACGAAGGCCCGGTGGGACTACGACGACGAGGACCCGCTGCAGGACGCACGCGGCTTCCACCTGCAGCGCGCGGCGGCGCACCCGTCGCTGCTGACGGACGACCCTGCCCGGCCCGCACCGTCGGGCGACGGCCCGCAGGAGGTCGCCCGCTCGCTGGTGGAGGAGTACGAGGACCCCGGTGCGGCGAACGTCATCCTCACCAACGGTGCCCGTCTCTACGTCGACCACGCGCACCCCGAGTACTCGTCGCCGGAGGTCACCAACCCGCTCGACGCCGTGCGGTGGGACCGGGCGGGCGAGCTCGTCATGCTGGCCTCGGTGCGCGCCCTGGCGTCCACCGCGGCGCTGCCCGAGGTGGCGCTGTACAAGAACAACGTCGACGGCAAGGGCGCGACCTACGGCACCCACGAGAACTTCCTCGTCGACCGCGCGGTGCCGTTCGCCGACCTCGCGGCGCGCGTCATGCCGTTCCTGGTGACCCGCCAGGTCTTCACCGGCGCCGGCCGCGTCGGGCTGGGGCAGCGCGGTGAGGAGGCCGGCTTCCAGCTCTCCCAGCGGGCCGACTACATCGAGGCGGAGGTCGGCCTGGAGACCACGCTGCGCCGGCCGATCGTCAACACGCGAGACGAGCCGCACGCCGACCCGGACCGCTGGCGCCGGCTGCACGTCATCATCGGGGACGCGAACCTGCTCGAGGTGCCGACGTACCTGAAGCTCGGCACGACGTCGCTGGTGCTGTGGCTGGTCGAGCGCATCGCGTCCGGCGCCGCCGCCGACCTGGCCGCCGCGCTGGACCGCCTGGCGCTCGCCGACCCGGTGCGAGCCGTGCACACCGTCAGCCACGACCTCACGCTGACCGCTCGCCTGCCTCTGGCGGACGGACGGCGGCTGACCGCGCTCGAGGTGCAGCGCGAGTACCTCACGGCGGTCCGCACCGCTCTCGGGCGCGGCGCCGCGGAGGTCGACGCGCAGACCGCGGACGTCGTCGCCCGCTGGGGCTCGCTGCTGGACCGGCTCGGCTCCGACCCGGCGTCGTGCGCCCGGGAGGTGGAGTGGCTCGCCAAGATGCGCCTGCTCGAGGGGCTGCGGCGCCGTGACCACCTGGACTGGGACCACCCCCGTCTGGCCGCCGTCGACCTGCAGTGGTCCGACGTGCGCCCCGAGCGCGGGCTGTACCAGCGGCTCGTCGGGGCGGGCGCGGTCGAGCGCCTCGTGACGGACGAGGCGGTGGCGTCGGCCGTGTCGCACCCCCCGGAGGACACGCGCGCGTACTTCCGCGGCGAGACGATCGCCCGGTTCGGTGCCCACGTCTCGGCGGCGTCCTGGGACTCGGTGGTGTTCGACGTCCCGGGGGCGCCGACTCTCCGGCGCGTCCCCATGCGCGACCCGCTGCGCGGCACCCGGGCGCACGTCGAGGGCCTGCTCGAGGGGTCGCCGGACGTCGCCAGCCTGCTGGAGGCGCTCGGTTCCTGA
- a CDS encoding ubiquitin-like protein Pup, protein MADRSGQERARDRREDDEPVDGPDVEQATAAAQQRDAEVDALLEEIDDVLETNAEQFVRGFVQKGGQ, encoded by the coding sequence ATGGCCGACCGATCAGGTCAGGAACGCGCTCGGGACCGCCGCGAGGACGACGAGCCGGTCGACGGCCCGGACGTCGAGCAGGCGACCGCAGCGGCGCAGCAGCGCGACGCGGAGGTCGACGCGCTCCTCGAGGAGATCGACGACGTCCTGGAGACCAACGCCGAGCAGTTCGTGCGCGGGTTCGTGCAGAAGGGCGGGCAGTGA
- the prcB gene encoding proteasome subunit beta has protein sequence MPTDPLSPAGRLPGAFTTPGSSSFVDFLSQHAPDLLPGRRSALPAGEVPAPHATTIVALTFDGGVVMAGDRRATMGSQIASRDIEKVFPADDYSAVGIAGTAGLAVELVRLFQLELEHYEKIEGTLLSLDGKANRLATMIRGNLGLAMQGLAVVPLFAGFDLDRGSGRIFSYDVTGGRYEEHQHHSVGSGSVFARGSLKKLWQPGLDADAAVRVAVEALVDAADDDSATGGPDQARRIWPVVATVTAAGYLRVPQDALGEVVARVLADRAEQHARARQEGDPA, from the coding sequence GTGCCGACCGACCCGCTGAGCCCCGCGGGGCGGCTGCCCGGCGCCTTCACGACGCCCGGGTCGTCCTCCTTCGTCGACTTCCTGTCCCAGCACGCCCCGGACCTGCTGCCCGGCCGTCGCTCGGCGCTGCCGGCCGGTGAGGTGCCCGCCCCGCACGCCACCACGATCGTCGCGCTGACGTTCGACGGCGGGGTGGTCATGGCGGGCGACCGGCGCGCCACGATGGGCTCGCAGATCGCCTCGCGGGACATCGAGAAGGTCTTCCCGGCCGACGACTACTCCGCCGTGGGGATCGCCGGCACCGCCGGGCTGGCCGTCGAGCTGGTCCGGCTGTTCCAGCTGGAGCTCGAGCACTACGAGAAGATCGAGGGCACGCTGCTCTCGCTCGACGGCAAGGCGAACCGGCTCGCGACGATGATCCGGGGCAACCTCGGGCTCGCGATGCAGGGGCTGGCCGTGGTGCCGCTGTTCGCCGGGTTCGACCTGGACCGCGGCAGCGGGCGGATCTTCTCGTACGACGTCACGGGCGGCCGCTACGAGGAGCACCAGCACCACAGCGTGGGCTCGGGCTCGGTGTTCGCGCGCGGGTCGCTCAAGAAGCTCTGGCAGCCGGGGCTCGACGCCGACGCGGCGGTCCGCGTGGCGGTGGAGGCCCTGGTGGACGCCGCCGACGACGACTCCGCGACGGGAGGGCCGGACCAGGCGCGCCGCATCTGGCCGGTCGTCGCCACGGTGACCGCGGCGGGGTACCTGCGGGTGCCGCAGGACGCGCTCGGCGAGGTGGTGGCGCGGGTGCTGGCCGACCGCGCCGAGCAGCACGCCCGGGCCCGGCAGGAGGGTGACCCCGCATGA
- the prcA gene encoding proteasome subunit alpha — translation MSMPFYVSPEQLMKDRADYARKGIARGRSVVVLAYEDGIAFATENPSRALHKVSEIYDRIAFAAVGKYNEFENLRVAGVRYADLRGYSYDRRDVNARGLANAYAQTLGTVFTTESKPLEVELVVAEVGGDAAVDQIYRLSYDGSVADERGFVVMGGQAERLRDEVAGAWAPGMPLADVLGLAVRVLGTPADGSDEDDRRVIPAAQLEVAVLDRTRPRRAFRRLSGVVLEDLLASAGGS, via the coding sequence ATGAGCATGCCGTTCTACGTCTCTCCCGAGCAGCTGATGAAGGACCGGGCGGACTACGCGCGCAAGGGCATCGCCCGCGGCCGGTCCGTCGTGGTCCTCGCCTACGAGGACGGCATCGCGTTCGCGACCGAGAACCCCTCGCGGGCCCTGCACAAGGTCTCCGAGATCTACGACCGCATCGCGTTCGCCGCCGTCGGCAAGTACAACGAGTTCGAGAACCTGCGCGTGGCCGGCGTGCGGTACGCCGACCTGCGCGGCTACTCCTACGACCGCCGGGACGTCAACGCCCGCGGCCTCGCGAACGCGTACGCCCAGACGCTCGGCACGGTCTTCACCACCGAGTCCAAGCCGCTCGAGGTCGAGCTCGTCGTCGCGGAGGTGGGCGGCGACGCCGCCGTGGACCAGATCTACCGGCTGTCGTACGACGGGTCGGTGGCCGACGAGCGCGGGTTCGTGGTCATGGGCGGCCAGGCCGAGCGGCTGCGGGACGAGGTGGCCGGCGCGTGGGCGCCCGGCATGCCGCTCGCCGACGTGCTCGGCCTCGCGGTGCGGGTGCTCGGGACCCCGGCCGACGGGTCCGACGAGGACGACCGCCGCGTCATCCCCGCCGCGCAGCTCGAGGTCGCGGTCCTCGACCGCACCCGGCCGCGGCGGGCGTTCCGGCGCCTGTCCGGCGTCGTGCTGGAGGACCTGCTGGCGTCCGCCGGCGGGTCTTGA
- the pafA gene encoding Pup--protein ligase, whose protein sequence is MDRRIFGLETEYGVTCAAGDGRGLSADEVARYLFRKVVAWGRSSNVFLRNGSRLYLDVGSHPEYATAECDDWRQLVTHDRAGERILEGLVADAQQRLEHEGLSGRIHLFKNNTDSAGNSYGCHENYLVRRQGDFSRLSDVLVPFLITRQVLTGAGKVLATPRGAVFCLSQRADHIWESVSSATTRSRPIINTRDEPHADAEHYRRLHVIVGDSSMSETTTMLKVGSTDLVLRLVEAGLPMRDLTLENPIRAIREISHDVTGMHPVTLANGRTVTAVDLQEEYLGRVQDWVTSESDPTPEVKQVLDLWERGLRALRTGDLSLVDRELDWVIKYRLIERYRARHGLDLSDVRVARLDLAYHDISRTEGLYNLLAQRGLVERVTTDVEVFEATSVPPQTTRARLRGEFVQAAQEARRDYTVDWVHLKLNDQAQRTVLCKDPFRSVDDRVERLIESM, encoded by the coding sequence GTGGACCGACGGATCTTCGGCCTGGAGACCGAGTACGGCGTGACGTGCGCCGCCGGCGACGGGCGTGGCCTGTCCGCCGACGAGGTCGCGCGGTACCTGTTCCGCAAGGTCGTGGCGTGGGGCCGGTCGTCGAACGTGTTCCTGCGCAACGGCTCGCGGCTGTACCTCGACGTCGGCTCGCATCCCGAGTACGCCACGGCGGAGTGCGACGACTGGCGCCAGCTCGTCACGCACGACCGGGCGGGGGAGCGCATCCTCGAGGGCCTGGTCGCCGACGCCCAGCAGCGGCTGGAGCACGAGGGCCTGTCGGGCCGGATCCACCTGTTCAAGAACAACACCGACTCCGCGGGCAACTCCTACGGGTGCCACGAGAACTACCTGGTGCGCCGGCAGGGGGACTTCTCCCGGCTCTCCGACGTGCTCGTGCCGTTCCTCATCACCCGGCAGGTGCTCACGGGTGCGGGCAAGGTCCTCGCGACCCCGCGCGGCGCGGTGTTCTGCCTGTCGCAGCGGGCGGACCACATCTGGGAGTCCGTGTCGTCGGCCACGACGCGGTCCCGGCCGATCATCAACACGCGAGACGAGCCGCACGCCGACGCCGAGCACTACCGCCGGCTGCACGTCATCGTCGGGGACTCCTCGATGTCCGAGACCACCACCATGCTCAAGGTCGGGTCGACCGACCTGGTGCTGCGCCTGGTCGAGGCCGGCCTGCCGATGCGGGACCTCACGCTGGAGAACCCGATCCGCGCGATCCGGGAGATCAGCCACGACGTCACCGGCATGCACCCCGTGACGCTCGCGAACGGCCGGACGGTCACCGCCGTGGACCTGCAGGAGGAGTACCTGGGCCGGGTGCAGGACTGGGTGACGTCCGAGTCCGACCCGACGCCCGAGGTGAAGCAGGTGCTCGACCTGTGGGAGCGCGGGCTGCGGGCGCTGCGCACCGGGGACCTGTCGCTGGTGGACCGGGAGCTGGACTGGGTCATCAAGTACCGGCTCATCGAGCGGTACCGGGCCCGGCACGGGCTGGACCTGTCCGACGTGCGTGTCGCGCGGCTGGACCTCGCGTACCACGACATCTCCCGCACGGAGGGCCTGTACAACCTCCTCGCGCAGCGTGGACTGGTCGAGCGCGTCACCACCGACGTCGAGGTGTTCGAGGCGACGTCGGTCCCGCCGCAGACGACACGCGCGAGGCTGCGCGGCGAGTTCGTGCAGGCGGCGCAGGAGGCCCGGCGGGACTACACGGTCGACTGGGTGCACCTGAAGCTCAACGACCAGGCCCAGCGCACCGTCCTGTGCAAGGACCCGTTCCGCAGCGTCGACGACCGGGTCGAGAGGCTCATCGAGTCGATGTGA
- a CDS encoding FKBP-type peptidyl-prolyl cis-trans isomerase, translating to MRRLVAACAAAALLLVGCASQEPEPPEVVVSGDAGQAPTVTYRTPLRVAEPLHEVVWEGTGPALEDGRPVLLDFWLEDASDATLVKESYSSSPTPRLLTEEDLGKDLYATLSGQRVGARLLQISPASDIGASSYPTVTVLDVLPVRADGEPVEPREGVPAVSLDDDGAPSITPTGTEPTADLVVQPLLRGTGPQVSQGDVVTVQFTGFVWATGEPFDSTWTTGSPSTFSLDDVPAWSEALVEQTVGSQVMLVVPPSYALRATQSEELAGQTIVFVIDLLATRAPASDDAGDDATGGE from the coding sequence GTGCGACGTCTCGTGGCCGCGTGCGCCGCTGCGGCTCTGCTGCTCGTGGGGTGCGCCTCGCAGGAGCCCGAACCGCCGGAGGTGGTCGTCTCCGGTGACGCCGGGCAGGCGCCGACCGTCACCTACCGGACGCCGCTGCGGGTGGCGGAGCCCCTGCACGAGGTGGTCTGGGAGGGCACCGGGCCCGCGCTGGAGGACGGCCGCCCGGTGCTGCTCGACTTCTGGCTGGAGGACGCGTCCGACGCCACGCTGGTCAAGGAGTCGTACAGCTCCAGCCCCACCCCGCGTCTGCTCACCGAGGAGGACCTCGGCAAGGACCTCTACGCCACGCTCTCCGGCCAGCGGGTGGGCGCGCGGCTGCTGCAGATCAGCCCGGCGTCGGACATCGGCGCCTCGTCCTACCCGACCGTGACCGTGCTCGACGTCCTGCCGGTGCGGGCCGACGGGGAACCGGTCGAACCACGCGAGGGCGTGCCGGCCGTGTCGCTCGACGACGACGGCGCCCCGTCGATCACCCCGACCGGCACGGAGCCGACCGCCGACCTGGTGGTGCAGCCGCTGCTGCGCGGGACCGGCCCCCAGGTGTCCCAGGGCGACGTCGTGACCGTGCAGTTCACGGGGTTCGTCTGGGCGACCGGCGAGCCGTTCGACTCGACGTGGACGACGGGCAGCCCCTCGACGTTCTCGCTCGACGACGTCCCCGCCTGGTCGGAGGCGCTGGTCGAGCAGACCGTCGGCAGCCAGGTGATGCTGGTCGTGCCGCCGTCGTACGCCTTGCGCGCGACGCAGAGCGAGGAGCTCGCAGGGCAGACCATCGTCTTCGTCATCGACCTGCTCGCGACCCGCGCCCCCGCGTCCGACGACGCCGGCGACGACGCGACCGGAGGGGAGTGA
- the hisF gene encoding imidazole glycerol phosphate synthase subunit HisF — MSVALRVVPCLDVDAGRVVKGVNFENLRDAGDPVELARRYDREGADEVTFLDVSASSSARETTYDVVRRTAEQVFVPLTVGGGVRSAEDVDRLLRAGADKVGVNTAAIARPELIAEIADRFGSQVLTLSVDARRVTGDVRTDSGYEVTTHGGRRGTGIDAVAWAARAAELGAGEILLNSMDADGTTAGFDLEMLRDVRREVRVPLIASGGAGTVEHFAEAAAAGADAVLAASVFHFGTLTVGVVKAHLRERGFEVR, encoded by the coding sequence GTGTCCGTCGCGCTGCGGGTGGTGCCGTGCCTGGACGTCGACGCCGGCCGGGTGGTCAAGGGCGTCAACTTCGAGAACCTGCGGGACGCGGGTGACCCCGTCGAGCTCGCCCGCCGGTACGACCGCGAGGGTGCCGACGAGGTGACGTTCCTCGACGTGTCGGCCTCGTCGTCGGCCCGCGAGACGACGTACGACGTGGTGCGCCGCACCGCGGAGCAGGTGTTCGTGCCGCTGACCGTCGGCGGCGGCGTGCGGTCCGCGGAGGACGTCGACCGGCTGCTGCGGGCCGGTGCCGACAAGGTGGGCGTCAACACCGCGGCGATCGCGCGTCCCGAGCTGATCGCGGAGATCGCCGACCGGTTCGGCAGCCAGGTGCTCACGCTCTCGGTCGACGCGCGGCGCGTGACCGGTGACGTCCGCACCGACTCGGGGTACGAGGTCACGACCCACGGCGGCCGCCGCGGGACCGGCATCGACGCCGTGGCGTGGGCCGCCCGTGCCGCTGAGCTGGGGGCCGGGGAGATCCTGCTCAACTCCATGGACGCCGACGGCACGACCGCGGGTTTCGACCTGGAGATGCTGCGGGACGTCCGGCGCGAGGTGCGGGTTCCGCTCATCGCCAGCGGTGGCGCGGGGACGGTCGAGCACTTCGCGGAGGCCGCGGCGGCGGGCGCGGACGCCGTCCTCGCGGCCAGCGTCTTCCACTTCGGCACGCTCACGGTCGGCGTGGTCAAGGCCCACCTGCGGGAGCGGGGCTTCGAGGTCCGCTGA
- the coaE gene encoding dephospho-CoA kinase: MQRIGLTGGIAAGKSVAAARFVQRGAVVLDYDLLAREAVAPGTPGLAEVVEAFGDGVLAPDGTLDRPALAAVVFADPDARERLNAVVHPVVHRLAAEREAAAAAADAGAVVVHDVPLLVESGYAGSFHLVVLVHAPALLRAERLVRTRGMGRAEAESRIAAQATDAERQAVADVVLDGSGAPEDLEAQVDALWDRLAAERRDEREVDGP, encoded by the coding sequence ATGCAGCGCATCGGTCTGACCGGAGGGATCGCGGCGGGCAAGTCCGTCGCCGCGGCGCGGTTCGTGCAGCGCGGGGCGGTCGTGCTCGACTACGACCTTCTGGCCCGGGAGGCGGTGGCTCCGGGCACGCCCGGACTCGCCGAGGTCGTCGAGGCGTTCGGGGACGGCGTCCTCGCCCCGGACGGCACGCTCGACCGGCCGGCCCTGGCGGCCGTCGTGTTCGCCGACCCCGACGCGCGGGAGCGCCTCAACGCCGTCGTGCACCCGGTGGTGCACCGGCTCGCGGCGGAGCGGGAGGCCGCGGCCGCCGCGGCTGACGCCGGGGCCGTCGTCGTGCACGACGTCCCGCTGCTCGTCGAGTCCGGGTACGCGGGCTCCTTCCACCTGGTCGTCCTCGTGCACGCCCCCGCGCTGCTGCGTGCGGAGCGGCTGGTGCGCACCCGCGGCATGGGACGCGCCGAGGCGGAGAGCCGGATCGCCGCCCAGGCGACGGACGCCGAGCGGCAGGCCGTCGCGGACGTCGTCCTCGACGGGTCGGGCGCGCCCGAGGACCTGGAAGCCCAGGTCGACGCGCTGTGGGACCGGCTGGCCGCGGAGCGTCGGGACGAGCGCGAGGTCGACGGCCCGTGA
- the pcp gene encoding pyroglutamyl-peptidase I has protein sequence MSATVLLTGFEPFDGQPVNASWAAVRAVAGAWDEAAEGAALVTALLPVSFTRAPRRLAELLAEVRPALVVCGGEAGGRSAVGLERVAVNVQDARIPDEDGEQPVDVPVVAGGAVAHLSSLPVKACLAAVLEAGVPGEVSNTAGTYVCNTVAYALADQLAAGRVPGARGGFVHVPRLPEQVPAGSASLDVDGAAAGLAAVVRAALRTTRDAPLAAGTLA, from the coding sequence GTGAGCGCGACGGTGCTGCTCACGGGGTTCGAGCCGTTCGACGGGCAGCCGGTCAACGCGTCGTGGGCGGCGGTGCGCGCCGTCGCGGGCGCCTGGGACGAGGCCGCCGAGGGCGCCGCGCTGGTCACCGCTCTGCTCCCCGTGTCGTTCACCCGTGCCCCGCGCCGGCTCGCCGAGCTGCTCGCGGAGGTCCGGCCGGCGCTGGTCGTCTGCGGCGGGGAGGCCGGCGGGCGGTCGGCGGTCGGCCTGGAGCGCGTCGCGGTGAACGTGCAGGACGCGCGGATCCCGGACGAGGACGGGGAGCAGCCGGTGGACGTGCCGGTCGTGGCGGGCGGGGCGGTCGCGCACCTGTCCTCCCTGCCGGTGAAGGCCTGCCTGGCGGCCGTGCTCGAGGCGGGCGTGCCGGGCGAGGTCTCCAACACCGCGGGGACGTACGTCTGCAACACCGTCGCGTACGCCCTGGCCGACCAGCTGGCCGCCGGCCGCGTGCCGGGTGCGCGCGGCGGCTTCGTGCACGTGCCGCGGCTGCCCGAGCAGGTGCCCGCCGGGAGCGCGTCGCTCGACGTGGACGGGGCCGCGGCCGGCCTCGCGGCCGTGGTGCGGGCCGCGCTCCGGACGACACGGGACGCACCGCTGGCGGCGGGCACGCTGGCCTGA